The Arachis ipaensis cultivar K30076 chromosome B05, Araip1.1, whole genome shotgun sequence nucleotide sequence NNNNNNNNNNNNNNNNNNNNNNNNNNNNNNNNNNNNNNNNNNNNNNNNNNNNNNNNNNNNNNNNNNNNNNNNNNNNNNNNNNNNNNNNNNNNNNNNNNNNNNNNNNNNNNNNNNNNNNNNNNNNNNNNNNNNNNNNNNNNNNNNNNNNNNNNNNNNNNNNNNNNNNNNNNNNNNNNNNNNNNNNNNNNNNNNNNNNNNNNNNNNNNNNNNNNNNNNNNNNNNNNNNNNNNNNNNNNNNNNNNNNNNNNNNNNNNNNNNNNNNNNTATTATATGGAAaattttttagatattttaagaatattaatattatttataattttaatcgctaattttaattataaaatataaatcatTCACATTAACTACTAGAATTATTGCAACACTAATATTTCTGAAGTTATTGAAATTCTTCTCTTAGTATTTATTTCTTTCTCTTGATAAATGACAATTgtattgaggaagagatgttgaCGTTGACGAGAAAGATGGTGTGGTGGAGATATCGAGAGAAGGATAAGAGCGAATATTAGATGATGAAGGGTGGATtaggaaaaaaatattttgaccaATTGTGATtaccaaaaaatttaataaaagaaaaaaaattgagcgttattataaatattataggtaaattcaaatcaaattaaacatttaagcataattttaaaatttttcgagaGAAAAAATAATTATACTTTATCCTAATATAAAATAATGTCCTTTATTTGGTTAAATGAGAGTTCTTATTGTTCTAAAACTATTCAtctatgattttaaatttttgtaaatatttttctaaaggtTTCGGTGAAAAACATgtttagaaataaataaaattagttcTATTATTATCTCATATACAAATCCAATTTTACCTTGACTATGTTTACCAAATCAAAGGGCTATATTTGCATTTTTAATATGTAGGCAGTTGTTGtttcaaattaaaattctaaaagaaaaacatatatatatatataaaaagttaaacaattcaaagattaattttcaaattGATTATTTGTgagtaaaaaatatataattacatAATGACTGATTTAATAAttgataattttaatttcaaattgattATTTGTGAGTATTTTTGTTTATCATATTTATAAGTATAATAAATAGTTCAAGATTTAAAATATTCATTTAATTTCCACGTTGATTTGCGAGTAGGATATCATTAAATTTATTATTCCTAATAAAAACTATAAATCAATGAAAACTGTTAAGTGACCAATAATTTTTTTCCTACATTTATCTTGGATTTGAACCAACACTAACTAATTCCTCATTTTTCTACCCGAAAATATTAATTGTACCTTAGCATTTCTCCAaatcaaaatcacaataaaatgTACAAAAACTAGACAACAatgtaaattattatttttaaagacTAAAGCTTATTGAAATTTACTTTTCTATACCATTTTCGGTtaataaaaaaatcctaaacaatccagatatatatagatatattacATCCTTCTAATTGTATGCATACCTGTTCCATTTTAGTTTTGGTTTTCAATCAACTTCTTTATGCATTATTTAAATTTGGGTGTACGTAGTTTGTGGTTTGCATGAAGAACATTCTAATGGCCGCTGGAGATGAAGAGGAAAAGAAGCGACACTTGGAGCAATTGGAGGAAGAAGTGCTTGTGACGTTGGAAGAGGCATTCAACAAATGCAGTGAAGGAAAGTCCTTCTTTGGAGGGAACAAGGTTGGATTCATTGACATTGCCTTTGGGAGCTTCTTGCCTTTTCTACGTGTGTTCGAAGAGATGAATGGAAGGGAGATCCTCGTTGCCGACAAGTTTCCAGAACTGGTGAATTGGGCTACAAATTTTGTTGAGGATTCCACTGTGACTGGAACTCTTCCTGAGATTGACAAGCTTGTTTTGTTTGCTACGGCTCTTCAAGAAAAATGGGTTGCTGCTAAAGTTGCTGCCAAGTAAAATGTTATTGGAATGATGTTATGAGATTTTGgagttttcttttctctttggtTTGAATGTTATGTTTCTTTGATGGCTTTTTTTTAATCTATTTATTTATTGTGTCAGATGATTTTGCTTGTGTGATAACACTAGCATTATGGTACTTCAACATTCAATAAAATTCGTAGTTCAATGAACTATGAAACAAAAAAAGTATCGATAACCAATTAGGGGTCAGTCAACTtgagttaattttttaaatttcaaaaaatgcaCTCTCCAGTATTTGTGCAATATTATCTATCACCGTCTGTCGCCCGCCGTGCCGCCCATACTTGGGCACCCCCGCACACCAGTTCATTGCGTGCCGCGCTGGTCGCAGTGTCGCGCACTAATCCGTCAGGCACCGTATTTGCCGCGCCACCCATCACTCGCGCATTAGTTGTCACACACggtctttttttttatgtttctttctcttagcatttgaatatttttttttttttatgttttacatCTTATGTTTGGATGGTTCTTTTTTCTTAAGTTTtggataattttttaataattttaaatatttttttttattttttgatgtaCTTTAATCNNNNNNNNNNNNNNNNNNNNNNNNNNNNNNNNNNNNNNNNNNNNNNNNNNNNNNNNNNNNNNNNNNNNNNNNNNNNNNNNNNNNNNNNNNNNNNNNNNNNNNNNNNNNNNNNNNNNNNNNNNNNNNNNNNNNNNNNNNNNNNNNNNNNNNNNNNNNNNNNNNNNNNNNNNNNNNNNNNNNNNNNNNNNNNNNNNNNNNNNNNNNNNNNNNNNNNNNNNNNNNNNNNNNNNNNNNNNNNNNNNNNNNNNNNNNNNNNNNNNNNNNNNNNNNNNNNNNNNNNNNNNNNNNNNNNNNNNNNNNNNNNNNNNNNNNNNNNNNNNNNNNNNNNNNNNNNNNNNNNNNNNNNNNNNNNNNNNNNNNNNNNNNNNNNNNNNNNNNNNNNNNNNNNNNNNNNNNNNNNNNNNNNNNNNNNNNNNNNNNNNNNNNNNNNNNNNNNNNNNNNNNNNNNNNNNNNNNNNNNNNNNNNNNNNNNNNNNNNNNNNNNNNNNNNNNNNNNNNNNNNNNNNNNNNNNNNNNNNNNNNNNNNNNNNNNNNNNNNNNNNNNNNNNNNNNNNNNNNNNNNNNNNNNNNNNNNNNNNNNNNNNNNNNNNNNNNNNNNNNNNNNNNNNNNNNNNNNNNNNNNNNNNNNNNNNNNNNNNNNNNNNNNNNNNNNNNNNNNNNNNNNNNNNNNNNNNNNNNNNNNNNNNNNNNNNNNNNNNNNNNNNNNNNNNNNNNNNNNNNNNNNNNNNNNNNNNNNNNNNNNNNNNNNNNNNNNNNNNNNNNNNNNNNNNNNNNNNNNNNNNNNNNNNNNNNNNNNNNNNNNNNNNNNNNNNNNNNNNNNNNNNNNNNNNNNNNNNNNNNNNNNNNNNNNNNNNNNNNNNNNNNNNNNNNNNNNNNNNNNNNNNNNNNNNNNNNNNNNNNNNNNNNNNNNNNNNNNNNNNNNNNNNNNNNNNNNNNNNNNNNNNNNNNNNNNNNNNNNNNNNNNNNNNNNNNNNNNNNNNNNNNNNNNNNNNNNNNNNNNNNNNNNNNNNNNNNNNNNNNNNNNNNNNNNNNNNNNNNNNNNNNNNNNNNNNNNNNNNNNNNNNNNNNNNNNNNNNNNNNNNNNNNNNNNNNNNNNNNNNNNNNNNNNNNNNNNNNNNNNNNNNNNNNNNNNNNNNNNNNNNNNNNNNNNNNNNNNNNNNNNNNNNNNNNNNNNNNNNNNNNNNNNNNNNNNNNNNNNNNNNNNNNNNNNNNNNNNNNNNNNNNNNNNNNNNNNNNNNNNNNNNNNNNNNNNNNNNNNNNNNNNNNNNNNNNNNNNNNNNNNNNNNNNNNNNNNNNNNNNNNNNNNNNNNNNNNNNNNNNNNNNNNNNNNNNNNNNNNNNNNNNNNNNNNNNNNNNNNNNNNNNNNNNNNNNNNNNNNNNNNNNNNNNNNNNNNNNNNNNNNNNNNNNNNNNNNNNNNNNNNNNNNNNNNNNNNNNNNNNNNNNNNNNNNNNNNNNNNNNNNNNNNNNNNNNNNNNNNNNNNNNNNNNNNNNNNNNNNNNNNNNNNNNNNNNNNNNNNNNNNNNNNNNNNNNNNNNNNNNNNNNNNNNNNNNNNNNNNNNNNNNNNNNNNNNNNNNNNNNNNNNNNNNNNNNNNNNNNNNNNNNNNNNNNNNNNNNNNNNNNNNNNNNNNNNNNNNNNNNNNNNNNNNNNNNNNNNNNNNNNNNNNNNNNNNNNNNNNNNNNNNNNNNNNNNNNNNNNNNNNNNNNNNNNNNNNNNNNNNNNNNNNNNNNNNNNNNNNNNNNNNNNNNNNNNNNNNNNNNNNNNNNNNNNNNNNNNNNNNNNNNNNNNNNNNNNNNNNNNNNNNNNNNNNNNNNNNNNNNNNNNNNNNNNNNNNNNNNNNNNNNNNNNNNNNNNNNNNNNNNNNNNNNNNNNNNNNNNNNNNNNNNNNNNNNNNNNNNNNNNNNNNNNNNNNNNNNNNNNNNNNNNNNNNNNNNNNNNNNNNNNNNNNNNNNNNNNNNNNNNNNNNNNNNNNNNNNNNNNNNNNNNNNNNNNNNNNNNNNNNNNNNNNNNNNNNNNNNNNNNNNNNNNNNNNNNNNNNNNNNNNNNNNNNNNNNNNNNNNNNNNNNNNNNNNNNNNNNNNNNNNNNNNNNNNNNNNNNNNNNNNNNNNNNNNNNNNNNNNNNNNNNNNNNNNNNNNNNNNNNNNNNNNNNNNNNNNNNNNNNNNNNNNNNNNNNNNNNNNNNNNNNNNNNNNNNNNNNNNNNNNNNNNNNNNNNNNNNNNNNNNNNNNNNNNNNNNNNNNNNNNNNNNNNNNNNNNNNNNNNNNNNNNNNNNNNNNNNNNNNNNNNNNNNNNNNNNNNNNNNNNNNNNNNNNNNNNNNNNNNNNNNNNNNNNNNNNNNNNNNNNNNNNNNNNNNNNNNNNNNNNNNNNNNNNNNNNNNNNNNNNNNNNNNNNNNNNNNNNNNNNNNNNNNNNNNNNNNNNNNNNNNNNNNNNNNNNNNNNNNNNNNNNNNNNNNNNNNNNNNNNNNNNNNNNNNNNNNNNNNNNNNNNNNNNNNNNNNNNNNNNNNNNNNNNNNNNNNNNNNNNNNNNNNNNNNNNNNNNNNNNNNNNNNNNNNNNNNNNNNNNNNNNNNNNNNNNNNNNNNNNNNNNNNNNNNNNNNNNNNNNNNNNNNNNNNNNNNNNNNNNNNNNNNNNNNNNNNNNNNNNNNNNNNNNNNNNNNNNNNNNNNNNNNNNNNNNNNNNNNNNNNNNNNNNNNNNNNNNNNNNNNNNNNNNNNNNNNNNNNNNNNNNNNNNNNNNNNNNNNNNNNNNNNNNNNNNNNNNNNNNNNNNNNNNNNNNNNNNNNNNNNNNNNNNNNNNNNNNNNNNNNNNNNNNNNNNNNNNNNNNNNNNNNNNNNNNNNNNNNNNNNNNNNNNNNNNNNNNNNNNNNNNNNNNNNNNNNNNNNNNNNNNNNNNNNNNNNNNNNNNNNNNNNNNNNNNNNNNNNNNNNNNNNNNNNNNNNNNNNNNNNNNNNNNNNNNNNNNNNNNNNNNNNNNNNNNNNNNNNNNNNNNNNNNNNNNNNNNNNNNNNNNNNNNNNNNNNNNNNNNNNNNNNNNNNNNNNNNNNNNNNNNNNNNNNNNNNNNNNNNNNNNNNNNNNNNNNNNNNNNNNNNNNNNNNNNNNNNNNNNNNNNNNNNNNNNNNNNNNNNNNNNNNNNNNNNNNNNNNNNNNNNNNNNNNNNNNNNNNNNNNNNNNNNNNNNNNNNNNNNNNNNNNNNNNNNNNNNNNNNNNNNNNNNNNNNNNNNNNNNNNNNNNNNNNNNNNNNNNNNNNNNNNNNNNNNNNNNNNNNNNNNNNNNNNNNNNNNNNNNNNNNNNNNNNNNNNNNNNNNNNNNNNNNNNNNNNNNNNNNNNNNNNNNNNNNNNNNNNNNNNNNNNNNNNNNNNNNNNNNNNNNNNNNNNNNNNNNNNNNNNNNNNNNNNNNNNNNNNNNNNNNNNNNNNNNNNNNNNNNNNNNNNNNNNNNNNNNNNNNNNNNNNNNNNNNNNNNNNNNNNNNNNNNNNNNNNNNNNNNNNNNNNNNNNNNNNNNNNNNNNNNNNNNNNNNNNNNNNNNNNNNNNNNNNNNNNNNNNNNNNNNNNNNNNNNNNNNNNNNNNNNNNNNNNNNNNNNNNNNNNNNNNNNNNNNNNNNNNNNNNNNNNNNNNNNNNNNNNNNNNNNNNNNNNNNNNNNNNNNNNNNNNNNNNTAAAAAAGAATAATTTCTGAATACCCACATTTTGAAGAATTGAATCATATATATAGGGTGCCAATATAAGCAAACAATGAGTATATATGGTACTAATTTTATTGTAAACTAATGTTTTGTCCATAATAATATTACATAATTGTaagttttttaaataaattatattttaatatttaatttttattacaaaaataataatatataatatttttataataaatattacaaATTTTATCAAATTACAAAAAAATGATATATAGTGTTGTCAAGATGTAAACCATATGTAGACTTAATCTATAAGACTTAAACTTTTTGGAGTTAGATTAAGAATTAGTTTTGATATATTTTAATGGGTcaaaacttgatttttaaaaatttttttattaaaagtaattaaactaagttttgataaattgaatttaaaataaattaagatttttatctaattttataattattgagtatttttctatttacaatttaaaactttaaaaatttaaaaataatcagGTTTTGactatttaaatttgaataattgaaattttagtttgattttatgaattgaaaataaattaatttatttatctctaattttaaattagaatactcAATTGAAAATAATCTGCAAGTTGacgaataaatagtatttttttaaaaataaataaattgtattatattttattttcaattactaCTCTACCTccaattttattgaaaatacCTACATTAACCCAAAAGTTTCCAAATCAAATCCTAACCCTAATTTACAAACAAAAACATTAACCTTAACACCATCTACCCTCAGCAACCGCCACCCACAATTTTTCCCTTCAacgtcacacacacacacacgcagatccgaaaaaaagaagaaggaagaagaagtagCACTGGCAGGGCCTGGTGCCACCGTCGCCGCCGTCCATGTCACATGTGAGAGAGAGACTGACGAAGAAGACGCGAGCCAGGAATGTTGCCGTCACCACGTGTCGCAGCTGGGAGTCAGAACGCGAGGGagaaagtgtaacaccctaactaccaaagctcacgcttccggctgcgcgactctgatagctcgaacattacgacgacttttataatatttaatactaaaatatgagcctgtttgaaaccttaaaccgcaataccgttcccaaaaatactttcatctgatgacatacatccataaataccatacaacttacaaaactcataaagagtacatccatatatatgtacaaatatatatataaataatattacaaacataatccaatacaatcccTATCACTCTTACAGATTAtgtcaagataaaggcgagggtacaataaaccataactaaaacaatatagagcatcacaacaacaattaaataagctctgcGTAACTTCagtgcccatatcctgaaaggagaaaaatgtagggggggtgagaacatcatcctcgaaagggttctcagtagagggtttttgggaattactgtaataggatacgtgagaataaccgcaccagtgatttataaccgtcttatgcctcttttcaaaaacaacggtttacaataaaagtaaagtcggaaatcttttctaaaagaggaaccgttcaattctcaaaaactcaaaaagcctttcaaaaatgTTTAACCATGTTGAACCAAATTAGCAtttcatacttttccaaaccagaaacacaaaaatcgaaaccaaccatcggttcacctcattccaaccacggccctaggcccaaacaatccaaccagcaaccaatcaccacagtcca carries:
- the LOC107643427 gene encoding glutathione S-transferase U17 isoform X1, with protein sequence MAAKSSDLKLLGGWFSPFASRVKIALNIKGLEYENIEEDLNSKSDFLLRSNPVHKKIPVLIHGDKPICESLVIVQYIDEVWSNGPSILPRDAYDRTIARFWGSYIDDKFVVCMKNILMAAGDEEEKKRHLEQLEEEVLVTLEEAFNKCSEGKSFFGGNKVGFIDIAFGSFLPFLRVFEEMNGREILVADKFPELVNWATNFVEDSTVTGTLPEIDKLVLFATALQEKWVAAKVAAK